The following is a genomic window from Microcoleus sp. FACHB-672.
ATCTTGCCGGTAGCGTGGATTATCCAAAATTCCCTTAGTAACTTGAGGAATGAGATGAGCTTTTGTATCTTGCGCTACTCTCTCATACAATTCCTTGTATTCATCCACATAAATACCGAGTTCTATGCCTAACAAGACGGCAATCGCACCGGACTCTTGCACAGAAGTGACAATCTCGCGCAGATTTTTTTCGGTTTCTGGTTTCGGTAATTTTTGCAGAAAATCGTTTCCGCCAAGCTCTACAATGACTAACCAAGGGCTGCCGGCGATCACATCCGTTTGCAATCGATTTAATCCCATTGCCGTTGTATTGCCGCTAATACCTTGATTAACGATAGGTAAACCGAGTTGCCGACTCAAAACGCTAGGAAATGCGGCTTCCGGCGCTACGCCATAACCAGAAGCGATGCTGTCACCTAAGACAATAATTTGGGTGCCGGTGCCAAGGTTGAGATTTTTTACATGTAATGTCTGGCTTTGGCAGCTCGCCACTAGCAGCAGGGAACTTAATGTTAAAGCCAGGAAAGACAGCCACTTGTACATTTTCATAAAACTTGAGATTTTAGTTTAACAGGCGATAAACAATAGAATATTGTGATCAACTTTAGATTTTTATTTAATTAAAACAAAAATCTAAAATTTAAAGGCTTTAAATCTTTAAGTTGCAGAAAAGTAGGTAATTTTTAAATGCTTTATTTTAGACAAGGTTTCATTTGGGTAATAAATATTTTTTTTTACTTTCACTCACTAACAAATTTATTTAAGAATTGCATTTAAAACAATAAAAATATGT
Proteins encoded in this region:
- a CDS encoding GDSL-type esterase/lipase family protein codes for the protein MKMYKWLSFLALTLSSLLLVASCQSQTLHVKNLNLGTGTQIIVLGDSIASGYGVAPEAAFPSVLSRQLGLPIVNQGISGNTTAMGLNRLQTDVIAGSPWLVIVELGGNDFLQKLPKPETEKNLREIVTSVQESGAIAVLLGIELGIYVDEYKELYERVAQDTKAHLIPQVTKGILDNPRYRQDDIIHPNQAGHQLLATRIAQQLKPLLEKATWPPALLKFQDNIKKP